A single genomic interval of Pochonia chlamydosporia 170 chromosome 7, whole genome shotgun sequence harbors:
- a CDS encoding glutaminyl-tRNA synthetase (similar to Aspergillus terreus NIH2624 XP_001217207.1) — protein sequence MADDATKNIAKLQLDDVTGEMVSKAELKKRQQKRAKKAAQEKARLEKAAAGPAQKAAVPVAKPEEVPLDPEAMFKQGFLDDVYNERPEKKVVTRFPPEPNGYLHIGHAKAIAVNFGFAKYHGGVCYLRYDDTNPEKEEEKYFTAIQEVVKWLGFEPYKITYSSDNFDKLYQLAEKLITLGKAYVCACNDTEIKLQRGGEKGASPRYRCQHAEQAPDDNLSKFRDMRDGKYKPKEVFLRMKQDITDGNPQMWDLAAYRIKTDTPHHRTGWDWKIYPTYDFTHCLCDSFEGITHSLCTTEFILSRVSYEWLNKSLEVYEPMQREYGRLNLTGTVLSKRKILKLVEEKIVRDWDDPRLYTLIGIRRRGVPPGAILDFVNELGVTTNITTIPIHRFEQIIRKYLEKTVPRLMMVLDPVRLVIEDAEPVDVELPFSPKDPKMGSHTIRFTPTIYIDRSDFREEDSKDYFRLAPGKTVGLLNAPYPVKATSFTKDDATGRVTEIRGVFDKETKKAKTYIQWVGTEGSRKVEARIHNALFKSEKPDDAEGGFLNDLNPDSEVIYPDAIVESGFDEVKRRAPWPEAAGESELGKGGPESVRFQAMRVAYFAMDSDSTDDKIVLNRIVSLKEDAGKKS from the exons ATGGCCGACGACGCCACCAAGAATATCGCCAAGCTCCAGCTTGACGATGTCACGGGAGAGATGGTATCCAAAGCTGAGCTCAAGAAACGCCAGCAAAAGCGAGCTAAGAAAGCGGCTCAGGAGAAGGCTCGCCTGGAGAAAGCAGCAGCTGGGCCAGCTCAGAAAGCAGCCGTCCCCGTTGCGAAGCCAGAAGAAGTCCCTCTAGATCCCGAGGCAATGTTCAAGCAGGGTTTCCTGGACGATGTCTATAACGAGCGACCCGAAAAGAAAGTCGTAACTCGTTTCCCACCGGAGCCCAACGGCTATCTTCATATTGGTCATGCCAAGGCTATTGCTGTTAACTTTGGTTTCGCCAAGTACCACGGCGGTGTTTGCTACCTGCGATACGACGATACCAACCcagagaaagaggaggagaaatACTTTACCGCAATCCAGGAAGTTGTCAAATGGCTGGGCTTTGAACCGTACAAGATTACATACTCAAGTGATaactttgacaagctctATCAGCTAGCAGAGAAGCTAATCACCCTGGGCAAGGCTTACGTCTGTGCATGCAACG ATACCGAGATCAAGCTTcagcgaggaggagagaaaggaGCATCCCCCAGGTACCGCTGCCAGCACGCCGAACAAGCCCCGGACGACAACCTATCCAAGTTTCGAGACATGCGTGATGGAAAATACAAACCCAAGGAAGTCTTTTTGCGCATGAAGCAGGATATCACAGATGGCAATCCGCAGATGTGGGATTTGGCAGCGTATCGTATCAAAACGGACACTCCACATCATCGCACGGGCTGGGATTGGAAAATCTACCCTACTTATGACTTCACGCACTGCCTGTGCGATAGCTTCGAGGGCATCACACACTCCCTTTGTACCACCGAGTTTATCCTTAGTCGTGTTTCTTATGAGTGGCTCAACAAATCCCTCGAAGTTTACGAGCCCATGCAGCGGGAGTATGGACGTCTCAATCTGACTGGCACAGTCTTGTCCAAGAGAAAGATTCTCAAACTTGTTGAGGAAAAGATTGTACGAGACTGGGATGACCCAAGACTCTACACGCTTATTGGTATTCGGCGACGTGGTGTCCCACCTGGCGCTATTCTCGACTTTGTAAACGAACTGGGCGTAACAACGAATATTACCACGATACCTATCCACAGATTCGAACAAATCATTAGAAAATACCTGGAAAAGACTGTTCCCAGGCTCATGATGGTCCTCGATCCGGTGCGCCTAGTTATCGAAGATGCTGAGCCAGTGGACGTGGAGCTGCCATTTTCACCAAAGGATCCCAAGATGGGGTCTCACACCATTCGCTTCACACCTACCATTTATATTGACAGATCGGACTTCAGAGAAGAGGATAGCAAGGACTACTTCCGTTTGGCTCCTGGAAAGACTGTTGGTTTACTCAATGCCCCCTATCCCGTCAAAGCAACCTCCTTCACAAAAGATGACGCCACCGGAAGAGTGACGGAAATCCGCGgcgtctttgacaaggaaaccaagaaggccaagacaTATATCCAGTGGGTTGGCACCGAAGGCTCACGGAAGGTAGAGGCCCGAATCCACAATGCATTGTTCAAGTCAGAAAAACCAGATGATGCGGAAGGTGGTTTCTTGAACGATCTTAACCCAGATAGCGAGGTCATCTACCCCGACGCTATCGTCGAGTCAGGATTCGATGAAGTCAAACGTCGGGCGCCATGGCCTGAAGCTGCTGGCGAGAGTGAGCTCGGAAAAGGCGGCCCTGAGAGTGTGCGGTTCCAGGCAATGCGTGTGGCGTACTTT GCCATGGATTCCGACAGTACCGATGATAAAATTGTGTTGAATCGTATTGTGAGCTTGAAGGAAGACGCAGGAAAGAAATCATaa
- a CDS encoding potassium ion channel Yvc1 (similar to Coccidioides immitis RS XP_001246339.1) has protein sequence MPNNRWRWSAVDRVLGANGSRATGNSSRARDLIHEEESALLPHFNHDQMTSAVPAPEVTKVCLRLRHLIQECVPCEMEESRITAPHSRIITTKVVQAAKEAGGHEYRGCVVYCLLVNQRWFKHEALVELWDSDLHKLRAEACGVIAKALIETEENINYLLYSVLLRRYSYMANGVPTPPVNVIEKAVDLHAVRVIGSSGYQKCINYLWRGWLVQDENDPSIFVDYKDKDNPNFIVHMDPDRMRAPRNQNAAQLLLSIVYLLLYTIAINSINATGVLDTAEVALYLFTLGYVCDEIMKFYKAGYHILGFWNAFNAVLYSFLTVSLIFRIMGLTSADDSDYRERYSKLSYNMLSFVAPMFWCRLMLYLDSFRFFGAMLVVLKVMMKESVIFFALLIIVIIGFLQAFIGLDLTDDNVANDVLFIIESMTKAILQSPEFEGFEGFGPPWGIVLYYCFTFVVMIILLNILIALYNSAYEDIYENADDEYLALFSQKTMQFVRAPDENVYIAPFNLIEIIISALFEWWMPKHIYEVINDYVMAVIYSPLLFVSAFFETRAAHRIRHNRSRGDDDDDVVEEWEQLEHELDMEAEGWTKTCDSVKPNMEDDPAVLEVRKLHAEVEELKLMLKELTKSVGVNKTGDNEGRKGEGQSSKSNDDQ, from the exons ATGCCCAACAACAGGTGGAGATGGTCTGCCGTTGACCGCGTTCTCGGTGCCAATGGCAGCCGAGCGACTGGAAACAGCTCTCGAGCTCGGGATCTGATCCATGAGGAAGAAAGTGCCT TGCTCCCACATTTCAATCATGACCAGATGACATCAGCCGTTCCGGCACCAGAAGTCACCAAAGTCTGTCTTCGTCTGCGCCATCTCATACAGGAATGTGTTCCCtgcgaaatggaagagaGCCGCATTACGGCACCTCACAGTCGAATCATTACAACCAAGGTTGTTCAAGCCGCCAAAGAGGCTGGCGGTCATGAATATCGGGGCTGTGTC GTGTACTGCCTGTTGGTCAATCAACGTTGGTTTAAACATGAGGCTCTCGTAGAGTTATGGGACTCAGATTTGCACAAGCTGCGAGCTGAAGCTTGCGGAGTCATTGCCAAAGCCTT GATTGAGACCGAGGAAAACATCAATTATCTCCTATATTCTGTGCTGCTGCGTCGGTATTCGTACATGGCAAACGGCGTCCCAACACCACCCGTGAATGTAATTGAAAAGGCTGTCGATTTGCATGCTGTGCGAGTCATTGGGTCTTCCGGTTATCAGAAATGCATCAACTACTTGTGGCGTGGCTGGCTCGTCCAAGATGAAAATGACCCATCAATCTTTGTCGATtacaaggacaaggataATCCCAATTTCATCGTGCATATGGATCCGGACCGCATGAGAGCTCCTCGAAATCAAAATGCAGCTCAGTTGTTGCTCTCCATAGTCTATCTGCTCCTCTacaccattgccatcaactcAATCAACGCCACGGGTGTTTTGGACACTGCAGAGGTTGCCTTGTATCTCTTCACTTTGGGTTATGTTTGCGACGAGATCATGAAGTTTTACAAGGCTGGATATCACATCCTCGGATTCTGGAACGCATTCAACGCTGTTCTTTACTCATTTTTAACCGTCTCACTAATTTTTCGAATCATGGGATTGACGTCTGCAGACGACTCTGACTACCGTGAGCGCTACAGCAAACTGAGCTACAACATGCTGTCCTTTGTTGCTCCTATGTTTTGGTGTCGCCTCATGCTGTACCTCGACAGCTTCCGATTCTTTGGAGCTATGCTTGTGGTGTTAAAAGTCATGATGAAGGAGTCTgtcatcttctttgctcttttgatcatcgtcatcataGGATTCCTACAGGCATTTATTGGCTTGGACCTGACCGATGATAATGTTGCCAATGACGTTTTGTTCATCATCGAGTCCATGACGAAGGCAATCCTGCAAAGCCCAGAGTTTGAAGGATTCGAGGGCTTTGGTCCACCATGGGGGATTGTTCTATACTATTGCTTCACTTTCGTTGTCATG ATTATTcttctcaatatcctcaTTGCCTTGTACAACTCTGCCTATGAGGACATATACGAGAATGCCGACGACGAGTACCTCGCTCTCTTCTCCCAGAAGACCATGCAGTTTGTTCGAGCTCCAGATGAAAATGTGTACATTGCACCCTTTAACCTCATCGAAATCATCATCTCAGCCCTTTTTGAATGGTGGATGCCAAAGCACATCTACGAGGTCATCAACGACTATGTGATGGCTGTAATATACTCACCGCTACTGTTCGTCTCAGCGTTTTTTGAGACCCGGGCTGCTCATCGCATTCGACATAACAGGTCGAGAggtgacgacgatgatgacgtGGTTGAGGAGTGGGAGCAATTGGAACATGAGCTTGATATGGAAGCCGAAGGATGGACCAAAACTTGCGACTCTGTCAAGCCGAATATGGAGGATGACCCTGCAGTTTTGGAAGTCCGAAAGCTACACGCCGAGGTTGAAGAATTAAAGCtcatgttgaaggagttAACGAAATCTGTCGGGGTCAACAAGACTGGCGACAACGAAGGTAGGAAGGGTGAAGGGCAgtcgtccaagtccaacGATGACCAGTAA
- a CDS encoding macro domain-containing protein (similar to Metarhizium robertsii ARSEF 23 XP_007818949.2) translates to MASSIKALTDIPTITQLYQKSALRKASSSSPSSIHPSTSTNSRVGLIKGDITKLRLDAIVNAANTTLLGGGGVDGAIHRAAGSELLRECSGIGGCSTGDACITKGYKLPARHVIHTVGPIYDNRSPQKSEALLRSCYEKSLSLAVSAGIKTLAFSGISTGIYGYPSTDAANVACETVRKFLDNDGGALDRVVFVTFEEKDVVAYNAALPKYFPPEQ, encoded by the exons ATGGCTTCTTCGATCAAAGCGCTTACGGACATCCCAACCATCACTCAACTTTATCAAAAATCAGCCCTCAGAAaagcttcgtcttcgtcgccatcttccatccatccttcAACGTCGACCAACTCTCGCGTCGGCCTCATTAAGGGTGACATTACCAAACTGCGGCTTGATGCTATTGTGAATGCTGCCAACACCACCTTACTaggtggaggtggtgtaGATGGCGCCATCCATCGTGCTGCTGGCTCGGAGCTCTTGCGCGAGTGTTCTGGCATTGGGGGTTGCTCTACTGGTGATGCATGCATAACTAAGGGTTACAAATTGCCTGCGAGGCATGTCATTCATACCGTTGGGCCAATATATGACAACCGTTCTCCGCAGAAGAGCGAGGCACTACTCCGAAGCTGCTATGAGAAAAGCCTGAGTCTAGCGGTCTCGGCGGGCATCAAAACACTCGCATTTAGCGGGATTAGTACCGGTATCTATGGCTACCCTTCTACTGACGCGGCAAATGTCGCGTGTGAGACTGTGAGGAAATTTTTAGACAATGATGGAGGTGCTTTGGACCGAGTTGTCTTTGTTACGTTTGAGGAAAAGGACGTAGTTGCTTACAATGCTGCCCTTCC GAAATACTTTCCACCTGAGCAGTGA